The Lysobacter gummosus sequence CCTGATCGGCGGCGACAACGCCGATTACGGCAACCTTGACGCATTGGTGTTCGATGCCGTCAACAACCTCATTGCGCCGTGGTGGCAGGAAGATGCCGGGCTGGTCGCGATCTGCGGCCGTCGCTTGCTGGCCGACAAGTATTTTCCGTTACTCAACCAGAACGTGCCGACCGAGAAATTAGCGGCCGATATGATCGTGAGTCAGAAGCGCATCGGCGATCACGGCGCGGTGCGCGTGCCGTACTTCCCGCCGAACTCGATCTTTATCACCCGCTTGGACAATCTTTCGATCTACTGGCAGGAAGGTTCGCGCCGCCGCACGATCACCGACAACGCAAAGCGCGACCGGATCGAGAATTACGAATCGTCCAACGACGCCTATGTGGTCGAGGACTATGCGGCCGGTTGCCTTATCGAGAACATCCAGATTGTCCCGGCGAAGTAAGCGATGACGCTCGCACGCCATCACTTCGAACGCGTATCGGCCGCCGAGGCTTCGGCTTCGGCGGACCCCGGCGAGCCGATCAACGCCAGTGCCTACGAACTCATGTTGATGAAGCTCGCCGAGGACCGCCGACGCCTGAAGCTCGTTCAGTCGGTAGAACGAAAGATCGAAGTCAAACGCAAGCTGCTGCCCGAGTACGCACCGTGGATCGAAGGCGTGTTGAGTAGTGGGCGTGGCGGCCAAGACGCGGTGTTGATGTTCGTCCTGGTCTGGCACATCGACGCGGGCAATTACGCCGATGCGCTGCGCATCGCCGACTATGCGTTGCGGTTCGATCTGGCGATGCCCGACACGTACCAGCGCACGACCGCAACCGTCATCGCCGAGCAAATCGCCGACGCGGCGTTGATCGCGCAGGCGGGCGGCGCGGCGTTTTCGCTCGGGGTGTTGTCGCAGGCCGAGGAACTGACCCGCGATAAGGACATGCCCGACGAAGTGCGCGCCAAGCTGCATAAGGCGCTCGGCATCGGCTACATGGCGAAGGCCGGCGAGGCGCCCTATTCCGGTGCCCCGCGCGGCTGGGCCGAGATTGCCCGCGACCATCTGCGCCGCGCCTTGCAGTTGCACGACCGCGTAGGCGTCAAAAAGGAAATCGAACGTCT is a genomic window containing:
- the gpM gene encoding phage terminase small subunit; amino-acid sequence: MKLAEDRRRLKLVQSVERKIEVKRKLLPEYAPWIEGVLSSGRGGQDAVLMFVLVWHIDAGNYADALRIADYALRFDLAMPDTYQRTTATVIAEQIADAALIAQAGGAAFSLGVLSQAEELTRDKDMPDEVRAKLHKALGIGYMAKAGEAPYSGAPRGWAEIARDHLRRALQLHDRVGVKKEIERLDRALNKPDPALRQAESGGPESAPA